A DNA window from Vigna angularis cultivar LongXiaoDou No.4 chromosome 1, ASM1680809v1, whole genome shotgun sequence contains the following coding sequences:
- the LOC108335180 gene encoding uncharacterized protein LOC108335180 has protein sequence MGNTSSMLTQYDIEEVQQHCQHAFTQQEIVSLYQRFCQLDRNNCGFISSDEFLSIPEFAVNPLSQSLLRMLDGLNFKEFVAFLSAFSPRATLHQKILFIFKWYDTDCNGKVTFHDMLRALRDLSGSFMSEQQREEVLTQVLEEAGYAKDSSLVLSDFVKILGNSGLKMEVEIPVD, from the exons ATGGGCAACACATCTTCCATGCTCACCCAATACGACATCGAAGAGGTTCAGCAACACTGCCAACACGCTT TTACGCAGCAGGAGATTGTTTCTCTGTACCAACGCTTCTGTCAACTCGATCGCAACAACTGCGGTTTCATCTCTTCTGATGAATTCCTCTCCATTCCCGAATTCGCCGTCAATCCTCTCTCTCAG AGTTTGTTGAGGATGCTGGACGGATTGAACTTCAAGGAATTCGTGGCTTTCTTATCTGCCTTCAGTCCCCGCGCCACTCTACACCAAAAAATTCTAT TCATTTTCAAGTGGTATGATACCGATTGCAATGGAAAAGTGACCTTCCATGACATGCTCAGGGCTTTAAGGGATTTGTCAGGATCCTTCATGTCTGAGCAACAGAGAGAG GAAGTTCTGACACAGGTCCTTGAGGAAGCTGGCTATGCAAAGGATTCTTCATTAGTCTTGTCTGACTTCGTGAAG